The window aatgtgaatatttggtagagggaaatcatctttaggactggctttattaaggtctctatagtcaacacaaactctcacctctccactcttttttggaacagggactggatttgaaagccaaattgggtaatgggaaacaatgataatgttggttttgagttgtttttcaatttgctcttttattttgaggcttatatctggtttgaattttctgggtttttgttttacgggtggaaaagaagggtctgtgggtaacctatgcactaccacatcagttgaaatgccagtcatatcatcataggaccacgcaaatacatcctggaacatggtcaagaattcaagcatctcctttttctgcctttcattcaaatgaatactgatctgcacctccttaacctcatcctcagtgccaatgttaaccttttctgtttcttccaggttcgattttggtttttcctcatattgttcaaggtcctttgcaaaagaatcgaatacctcctcattatcactctcgctttggagttctgattcacagacctccaagtcgtgagtgatatagaaattgccattatcgtattccagaactgtgatatccaaagggtcaaataattttatttttggccatctgaaagaattaacgaatgtaggataataagcaaataagtatacaacaaacaaatgaacaaacaaTATGAATATAGACAACAcaacatgacaagaacaacttgtgcattttcataaagacctttgattgaaagcaagtgaaaaatgaaaatttaacaatatttacatgcgcaaaaggaaaattgttttcattggctatttacagatgcaaaagtatttttcatgaattcatatgaatgataaacccctttcagtttaccgaaactccttccgaatAGGCAGAAATTCAGCTGTCCAATTGGAAATCGACCCTTCagggatgtcaggaaattcagctttgtctgacaaactatcttcaaatgtCGCCCCAACGAACAACTGGGCCAAACTAGCTTCAATTTCGTCAATTGGGTTGATTTCTGATATGATCACCTCGGCTGGTCGTGGGAAAGTATAATGCAGCGGTGGAATATCAAGAGCCCTTTGCCTCCCTTCTTTCTCCGCTCTCTTACGCTCCTTCATTTCTCTGATATCCTTAGCAGTTGGTTGGAAACCCAAACCGAATGTATCCCTTTTTTCCATAATCTCCACTGGCTTCAGGATCCCTTGCAGTTCACGCCCCAATCCTCTGTCTAATTTGTATCCTCCACGaatcatttccttagccatcattACACTTGCTTTTGAGAGAGCTTGTTCCTCCATTGTGATCCAACTTACGGAGACTATATCGGATGTGCTATGAGGGGACATGGTGGTACTTCGACTTCCCTCCTCTTTAGATCCAGAATCGGTGATTACCAGGCAGTCCTCTTCGGCAAAGATAGTGATTAGCTTGTTATTTATTACGAACTTCAGCAATTGATGCAACGAAGATGGCACAGCCCCTgacttgtgaatccatggcctTCCAAGTAAAATATTGTAAATGCTCGGGAAGTGCAttacttggcaagttatttgaaattgggcGGGCCCCATCTCGACTACTAAATCTGCCTCTCCTATCGGCTCCCTTTGAGCTCCATTAAACCCTCGAACGATAGTCCCCGAAGGCCTCAGCTTAATGTCTTGCAATCCTAGCTTCTccaaggtactccaaggacagatattaagtGCGGACCCGTTGTCAATTAGCACCTTCGGCAGCATTTTTCCGTTGCACCTCACTGTTATGTACAACGCCCTATTATGTTCAATGCCCTCTGTCGGCAATTCATCGTCAGAAAAAGCAATTTGTTTGTTGAATAATACGCTCCCAAccacgtttgaaaaattatcaacagaAATGTCCCTCGGAATTTGAGCTTTAGTTAATACGTCGATCAATGCATCCCTATGCACGTCTGAAGAGAAAAGTAAATCCAACATGGTTATCTGGGCAGGTGACTTGCTTAGCTTTTCGATTATGTTGTATTCACTTCTCTGGAGTCGTTTAAGGAAATCCACggcttctttctcggtgattgttggCTTAATGGGCGGCTCGGAATTCTTTGCTTGAATCGGAATAGTAGTTTCAAATGGACTTACAGTCCTCCCCGATCTGGTAACCACTGACACCTCTTTCTTTGTAGCTGAATTTTCCCCGATCTGTATAATAGGTTCATCGTAATTCCACGGCACTTGTTGCAGGCTCAAAACAGGCTCTTGCCTCGGGAATTCGATGAATACCGGCTTCAACGCTTCACTCTCTGCTGACGTGAGATCCAAAACAAAAGGCTGGTTATCTTCTTCGAATGGCAACTCTATGATGAATggttggtctgtgaccccaaaTACCTCAGCTTCTCTTGCCAAATCTTTGACTTGTTCCATATACTCCGTGTCATCCATAATGACCCCAATGGTATTAACATGGTTCGGCAAAGGATTCCTATTTACGTTCGGCCCTTGCGCCTCCCTTTTCCGGATTACAATCTCCCCGGCTTCAACCATATCTTGGATTTTATGCTTAAGTGCCTTGCAATCACAGGTGGCATGTCCGGGGGccccagaatgataagcacagacagctTGTGGATTATACCACGCAGGCATGCCATATggataggtaggagggggtaccgtaccaattttcccggcggcctttaactggtcatacaattggtctaaaggcctacctaaattggtaaatgtacggccagggggtcggttgtaaggttcagaAGGTTGAGGGTGGttgtaaacaggtctatttggaggcggaaatcttgggttatatggagggcgtggtcggttttggggtggatttggttgaaaaatttgaaaaggggctgaaggtgggtttggatagcttgggcgagatcgagggtggtggatgttgTTAGTATATACAGGGTGCGGATTTGAGTAATAAGGGTAATGGGGTTGGTAGATTGGGttgtgttggtatcggggtctaggtgaagggttttggttccaaacaaaggttgcgtccccctctttctttttgaacggcGGCTTCTTCACATTGCTTCCTTGCCCTTgttgtaaagcatccaactgagaTTTAAGGGCGGAGACATTGACAATCTTCCCAACTCTCACAAAGTCATcaaactcctcaagtttatttacaattgcagcaaacgaacatccggtcatacggaaaatctcttcgaagtacggcggatcatgagCTTTTATGAAAGTACGTATGATTTCCTCCtcggtcattggtggctcgacctttgcagctattttcctccacctcttggcataggtCTTGTGGTCCTCAGAAGGCTTCTTTTTCGTTCCTTCTAACGTAGTTCGggtcggagccagctcgcagttgTACTCGTACTGCCTCACAAATGCATTAGACAAATCAATCCAGGTTTTCACGTTTTCAAGCTTCAGGTTGGAATACCAGTCAAGCGCATCCCCTTCCAGACTCTCGGGGAACAACCTTAAAGGCAAATTCTCATCGTCCACAGGCTTTCCCAATTTATTGGCAAATAGTCGGAGATGTGTCTTGGAattacccgtcccatcatatttgttaaatttaggggttttgaacccctcaggcaactgcACGTTCGGAAAAAGGCACAATTCATCATAATCCAGGACTCCCTGCTTATTCAACCCTTGGcttttccttataaattcatcGAAACGATCTAGACGTTTGAGCAACTTCATATCAATtggagcagaagattcccccatttcagGCTTATTTTGGAAAGTGTGCTCCGGTATCATGGGCTCTGCGGTGGTTTGATAAAAAGCTGGTGGGTTCTGATGCATGTTTGGATCGTcttgaggctgaaatccttgacCATAAGGAGGGTAGAAAGGAGGATTTTGGGTGAAAGCATATTGCGGGTTGAAAGTTCCCTCAAATGTGGTTTGAAAcggaggaataacaaatggttcagattgtggttgtgtagcgggtacaggctcaggttgcactccgctactaacaaGCTCGTCAATCAACCTCTTCTGAGCGGCCATTTCcgatgccatttccccaaattttatgagtaactctgtcaactgaaccccaggacttgcagcttccggctgggtagttgcaacggccttatcggatgattctggttgagtactcatgtttacacgattcctttgggctctacttcgggatcgcgtaataatggggcttttccgaaaagctattttgaaaaattttacctGAGAACGCAAAAGACTgctttagataaaccaatcgttattgaatttctgcaatttattcaaaagagaaaaagaaaaagaaaaagacatgagttagtaactatttgaacaattcggatgcatgtcctatttggggggcccttttgtgccaagggtaggcctagcatgatgcaagcCTTCGGGGTAAAATCCCATTTTCAAACCTGTAAGTGCATATAAAAGCAGGAATTCTCATTAAAATATGGATAAACTCAGTCCttctttacaacttcattgatgGTTCGACTGACCATTCTTACAAAATCTTCATGCCTGGCTAGTCTAGTGTGTTGGGATTCCCTAGAACTCCCAATACTAAGCTTTCGAATTTCATCTtggattttatcaaatgcactcaATGCCTTTTCCAACTTCTCGGTCTTCCTTGCCTCTTTCCTCAATTGCGTACGGGCTGCTTCCAATGTTTGGTCAGCCACCATGATCTGCAGCTGATGGTCTTCCAATTCTCTCCTCAATTTCTCATTCTGCTCTTCTAAAGTAATAGCGACTGACGGTACCCTTTCTCTTCCTTGTTCTATTATTGATTTGATCCAGTCGTTGTACTCCAAGATGACCTTAGGCTCCACTTTATTTACTTGATATAAATGCAGGTTGTCCAAACTACACAAATTTCCCCAAGCTTCCAACACCATACTTCGGCATTCAGCAACTGTATTGATTTCGATACGTCCCATTCCTTGTATGGTTGGCACTCTCTGCGGGTACCCGAACTGTCTCATAACTCGTTGTGGAATGTACATGACCAACCCACTAGTGCTTGCTAACGGAATGAAGTCAAATTGTGTGGTCTTGAAGGCTGGATCCCTTACTTTCGTCCAATCGAGAACCCACTGTATCTTATCAGAAGTTAATGCATTGAATTCGTGAATAAACACATTAGGAGATGCCACTCGATAGTATCTTATAACTCTTTCTCGGTGCGATTCAACCCAGTTTGCTGTTGGAAGACATGACCCCAATGGATTCAGTGTTCTCTTTGACAGATGTTCCATCGCCCACATTTGAAGCACTAACTTGGATGCATAGAAAAACCCCCTCTTCTTTTGGCATTCGGTAACGGCGGTGAAGATATCAGCAATAATGATAGGCACCAAAGTAGGGGTCTTTTCCTTGATTCCTAGAAACACACTTTGAATCATGTTAACTGTTGAGAAAGTAACCTTTCCATGTTTTTGCGGGAATAGTAGTAAACTGATCAAGGCTAGTCCTAAGGCTTGTACTCGTTTTCCTTCCCATTGTTCTCTGCTAATGAAGAAGTCGTCGTGGTGTCGGTCGTAAGAATCCCTTTCCCCAAATCGTTTGTACAAGAATTCGAGTGGACATGATTTTGCATCCGGGTGCTGATCCATGCTATCTTGCTTCAAACCTAGAAACTTGCAAAATTGCTCTCCAGTTCCATTAGTTGGGTACACCATAGGGCTACCTTTCCCAGTCATTTGCAATAACCCTTCTATCTCCTCTAGAGTGGGTGTTAACTCACATTCCCTAAATCGAAAAATGGAGCCATTGGGATCCCAGTACTCGAGCAGTGCTTGAATGATTGCTGTGTTCGGGGTTATATTCAAAAGATTTGGTAGATGACCTATGTACGGGAACAGTCGGTTCATTTCATGCCCCATGTTGTTCTTCCAATCAATCAGCTCACGAGGTATATGGTCTAACATTCGACACGGAGCCATCTGAAGGagaaattcactttttagtaCCTTACCTTGGGATTTACCCCTTAggttaaattgcaaaaaaaaaaatagacgtGCAAAATCCCCAAAGGTcgggttaaatacccatgggattAGGGTTGGCTTCCCTAACATGGAAATTGCCTAATTGGCGTTCCTTctaaggtttaatgcatgatggcatttattaaagcgatgtaaatatgtgacaaatatggcctaaaggacatgaataatgcatcgggggaaaaaggtctaaaaataaaATGTACGTATTGAGAATCAAATGTAacaactgaaatttaaacatgtgagctatctaatGGGTAAGTCGCTAAAGAGTGCCTAAGGGGCCTCTTATTACTACGGCATATGAatgcaaacaaaaaaaacaacgaaatggttagtgcaattgatagtacacataacacattgggagtaattaagaaaggaaaatacaataaaacaagtaaaggggtggaacccccttccctcgtgcctaatgtgcttataAGAGGgtaaggctgactctaacccTAGGAAgattctaacatggatgcatgaggttggggttcactaatgcgactagactcgataaggtttaaaaggtccccaagccttcagacctaaagaccaagggtcatcactcccaaggccttcgatcggtggctcgagtgatcccttaggtagcgctatgggcgcagtgcacaccatccacctacccaaggcgatcgatcctaatcctacaaggcggtgtgggatagcgcccacgaaaaataaaataaaatgggataacaataaataaacgtgcatgtatgaagtgttccctattttgagggaaggggttgagaaccacgcgaggctctaaaggtgacacacacccccccccaaatgcaatgcaagcgcgagataacaagtaaacattcattcaaacagacattcgtgagtcgagggattggtttgattacgtacataagacaaaaggtcctaaaaataaaaaatgcaatcctaatatccacatgctatgcatagaaagggtagaaaaaggaaacgaatggttaagtcaaaatgcttggactcacttaggaagtccccagtggagtggccaactgtcgcgccccatttttgataagaaaaataaatggttggtttgagaaagatgtttttgattcaattgtgattggagaatgatttttgtgagttgaaaagacatgggtctcaatgggacttgggTAAAAGCgacaatttgacccaaaaaatagtttttaaaaggggtttttgaatgagaaattggagtcgccacttggtaatgattaaggtgtaccaagtcacctaaaataaatttttaaagacaaagtagtaaaacccttttaaaaatgactcctagtccacgtaagccaaagaaaaaggttcgggagtcacgtttgacaaaggggaaggcaaggatagaatccaaggcacccctttgacctagccaaggctagttgcgcgacttaaccttacctttcctaactttctacccaatgtatgtattgcacgttggatatgactatatgaatgcaaaacggaaaggaaaatgcaatcctaaattctacgatgtctcttgtgaggcttttggtcccaaaccacatgaattgtggcggccaacaaaggaaaacctcatagaggtcggttaatgcaaatgagagttcaaatttaagtgtgcaagtgtgaaagtgtatgaaagatgcaagaaatgtaagtgcaagtgtgcgaatgtataaaaaggtgcatgtgtgaaattgtataaaattcaagtgttttttgtgtgcaagtgtgtaaAAGGTTCATGTATGAAATTGTGTGAAAATCAAAGTATTTGTGTGcgaatgtgtaaagaaagtgcatgtgtgaatttgtatgaaaatcaaagtgtttgtgtgtgcaaatgaatgaagatagaatagtacatatataagtgaaacttgaatttcatttgtgaagtaaagtaaataaatgataaagatgtagtgaaaaatatggattgagaaatgtaagaaaaatgtgattaaaagagtatggaagtgataaaaatgaaagtatgaccctaggggaatgcaacaagtcgggtacgggggttgacttctaaattttcgacttcgattttccctttgattagaaggcgaaactagcgtgctaaggctatcgagtagccacactcgctcgtttcccttatcggaaggggacactcaagcaaaatgaaccctatagctagtatgggatgcaaaacctaaaatgaagggaaaaggggtttgaggatcatgccaaatgataaaactaaggaaaatgcgtgatatgtggtgaacaagcaaatgatgtgctaacgaggggaaatccctaagggtctagcgttggactagcccattctatgaattccgactagcgttggactagcggaaacgtacattcatccatcacactCATTCacggctatggaaagcgagtagacatgccaaacactcataaacacatagcacataacatttagcatgctcgactagatgcaaggacttaacaaagcaaattaacacttaacacgtaggcatgcaaccaagctaatgaacctattacattcactaactaaaacaaaaggggaaagggaaaatggaccaaattgctcgccacagtcctatctattacaagccaagaggtgtacacataccccattaaaagaataacttaatgaaaacaaaaagtaaatgacataagtaaaagtaattaaagaaaatctaagaaagcaaagtagacatgcaattcacttagcacattagatcacataggagagacaaaaaaagataaaagaaagttatacctcccccgTTCGTGAAGCTAGTAAAAGGAAAAGGTCctaatttgggctaaaaccatcgaacaaaggattaatgcaccaatttaatagtaaaatatGAACCAGACAATTTGAATTCACTAAAGtcttcaaaaataaaataaaatcaaggcACCACAAATAGCTATAAAATTTAACCATTAAAACTCTTCAAATAATCAAGCAAGTCCATATTCATCAAATGAAATTCCAGtttgaaaggaaaaggaaacttgaaggatcaaattgattaatttcaattgcttgggccatagtgcaaCCAAAGGAAACtcaaggggtcaaagtgaaattttAGAAAGATGATTTCATGCAATCTCATGCAACAAACGTAAGAAACTTCATTCTGCAACAATCATTCTTGccgaaaattttctgcaactagaaacaccatttgctaccTTCATTTCCGCAAACATATGTCAACTTCAACACAAACTTGATCACAAATCTTTCAATCAAACATCAAGAACATTACAAAAAACTTCAACATTCAATCAAACCAGAAcataacagaaaaatcatacAAATGTCATGAAGAAAAATTCTGCAACTATTCTCTTATGCCTTGAGGCTTAACAACCTCGCATGACAGATTTACAAGAAACTTTCAGACCGAATCTCAAACTCAAATTCCTACTAATTTATCATGCATGCAAAAACCAGAATGAAGAAGATTTTTATGCAAATAAGAATGCAAACCAAGCTTTAGGCAACAAAAGGATTCAACATCTgaggaaattttctgcaaacaaAACTAGTTACTAACCTTCACTTTTCAAGCACCATTAAACAGTTTCAAACACATATTTTAACCAAAGTTCTCTTAATCAAACTTCCAACACTTTAAACCAAACAATCAAAGCATGAACTTGACATTCAAATTAACGAAGATAGAGAAAGAAACAGGCAAACATGGAAAATACTTCATGCAATGCTAACGGATACAATGGATACAACTACAAAATTTACTACACCTTCCATGTTCAAATGCCGAATTTTAAACACAACTTGGATTGTACATTCTCTAATCCAAACAACTTCATCTAGACCAAACAACCAGAAAACTTAGCTACTTTATTTAAACAAAACAGGAAAAAAACTTAGCAGGACATCAATGATTCTATACTTTAGCAGACCATGCTCTTGAACTTCAGTATTTACATGGCATATGCATTCcaacatttcaaataaaaaaaaaactgtttcaAAATCCTATCATGCGTACAAAGGGATGACCGAATCAGAAACAACAAGGACCTTTACACAAGCCAAAAATGAGGACAAGACTCTCGGCCACAGGAAAAAAtgatgcagcaatcaaaatgtcTTTGGCAATTTTAGCAACACCGATAATAAACATTGCTGCAACCATCAAAAGGCTTCAACCCTGCTACTTCACTTCCAGCCCCAAAAGAAAACTATGAAAACTAGTTCATTGTACAAAAAAAATCTTCACCTAAACTCTAAACAAAACCAGAATTATTCTAacgtaggaaaagaaaaaaaaataaaaggggcAGGAATGGCTCTTGCCGTGGCTTTCCTTTTGGGCAACGAGGGAAACAACGTATTCATGACATCTTAAACCAGCACCAAGTCATCACCAAACACCAAAACAGAACACAGTTTCAGCAAcctaaagaaacaaaaatctgATCTTGTTTGTACCATTACATCAAACCGAGAATATTACTTTAGTTGCGGCGAAACTTTATCCATGAAACTCAAACCGAGACAGAACTACCCAAGCAAAAGGATCATCAGGAAAATATCTGTAATTTAAACATCAAAACCCAGACGTGAAAgtatacaaaaaaaaacaactttTTGTTCACTTtgaactctctttttttttttttccgagaaCAGAATTTTGGCTCAAAATTGCCACTCTAAGACAGTCaatcaaacaaacaacaaaactGAGGAGCATTAACGACACATGAATGAAGATAGACAAGGAAAAACTACCTTTACTCCTTTGGATGGCAACAATGAATGACTGGCGGAGCAACAATCTTCAGCGAAGACTCAACAGAAACTGGAAAAAGGCTGCGCCTTTGCTGCTGTTATCCTTCCAAATTCTGCAACGCCTCTCTCCCTGTTCCTTCCTATTAATTCTTAGCCTATCACTCTTTGattccctttcctttttcctagAAAACAACACCACTAATCTTCTCTCTGTTCTTCTCTTATTTTCTGTTGGAACTCGCCGCGCCTACCTCTCTGTTTTTCTCCCCAGATTTTTCAGCCGTTCCCCTCTCTAAAAACCTCTCTTCCGGCCGAACCTTCTTGttgccttttatatggaacccCAGGCcactaaaccctcaccccaatggtgaggatgaaggcttgTCCTTCCCTTTCCATCCAGCCATCCGATGGCTATCCGTGgctgtcctttgcacgctgcaaaaaattgcagcgtgcatgctccgctatatttttttttttgaaacaacttgataattacagaaatgataaaataaaaataaaaatataaataataataataacaaaaatacaCAAACAAggtaacaaaaataattttaaacaaaagactaaacaaaaatggccatttttaatttttttaattttcatttttcatcattttctttttctcaaaataacttaataaaaataactaaagagcccaaagattgaatttaaagaaataaacatatttttgtgaacaaattttccttttctttctttccatttttgcaaaccaactaaagcctattttttttgaatttttcttctttttcctattttttttctttttttctttccttttttttctttctttttttatgatttttcatttcatttttcctttaagaaagcattgaataaaagcaaaatgactaaaacatgtttttgatgttttcttttctttttctaaaaacttctatgctaatcttaaacttaaaagctaaaactaaaaactaaaactaaaagtaaataagaataaatagcaaatgaaataggtcaactaaaagggcgaaaatgaataaaactaaaatatcataacaactaatagtgcaaaacacacaataacgaactaaaatgcaaacaatctaaaatgaaaatcatgaaatagatgctacataaaattatttaaaatttggtgtctacagtataAACGATCCCGAacacagtatttcttagcctatctagttggattccgacttgccTTTGGTTCAAGTGCATTGGAatattttataacccttttgagttggattttacgtttggactatgaaactctatttatttttgtccacgggtccaaatgtccccGTTTCACTTTTtaagtctttttatacgttccacTCATCATTTGtcaattttctttgatttcatctaATTGTTTGcgctagatgagctgtaatattctttctcgtttaatcatACGTTTTCTTggtgactgaggataatatccggaaggatattttgcacgttgttttgcgtacataggtgagtgttccttgtttgttatattctccttgaattcatgacttgttgttgttgtttgataatgtgttaagtgctttcaaggattttcaaaacgagttttctaggcgagcgtgtattttatcgcactcgacccaaatgaatgtaaaattttcaatgatttaatgattgaaacattagttgcgcatgatgtaagccttttggctgaattgagccctgcccttcgttaccgatcgactcgaaccagaagcggactcggtcgggcgatatggtgaccctgggtgaatttggtatactcgagtattaccttgtaggttggtggagcctggccaacgtccaggagggagtgaatgaaatgaacgaacgaacgaacgagggttttacttacaaaaatttcattttcaaatgattggaggaataaggggaacgataggagaacgaacgaacgaataaatggctccctgtgagcccatatccttttaatgaatgttattattg is drawn from Coffea arabica cultivar ET-39 chromosome 1c, Coffea Arabica ET-39 HiFi, whole genome shotgun sequence and contains these coding sequences:
- the LOC140038984 gene encoding uncharacterized protein, producing the protein MPAWYNPQAVCAYHSGAPGHATCDCKALKHKIQDMVEAGEIVIRKREAQGPNVNRNPLPNHVNTIGVIMDDTEYMEQVKDLAREAEVFGVTDQPFIIELPFEEDNQPFVLDLTSAESEALKPVFIEFPRQEPVLSLQQVPWNYDEPIIQIGENSATKKEVSVVTRSGRTVSPFETTIPIQAKNSEPPIKPTITEKEAVDFLKRLQRSEYNIIEKLSKSPAQITMLDLLFSSDVHRDALIDVLTKAQIPRDISVDNFSNVVGSVLFNKQIAFSDDELPTEGIEHNRALYITVRCNGKMLPKVLIDNGSALNICPWSTLEKLGLQDIKLRPSGTIVRGFNGAQREPIGEADLVVEMGPAQFQITCQVMHFPSIYNILLGRPWIHKSGAVPSSLHQLLKFVINNKLITIFAEEDCLVITDSGSKEEGSRSTTMSPHSTSDIVSVSWITMEEQALSKASVMMAKEMIRGGYKLDRGLGRELQGILKPVEIMEKRDTFGLGFQPTAKDIREMKERKRAEKEGRQRALDIPPLHYTFPRPAEVIISEINPIDEIEASLAQLFVGATFEDSLSDKAEFPDIPEGSISNWTAEFLPIRKEFR